The Vicugna pacos chromosome 32, VicPac4, whole genome shotgun sequence genomic sequence GGCCTTGAATCCCAGACCTGTGGGTGGCCTCACACCACAGGCATCTTGGCCCTCGCTCCAGCAGTTGCCTGGCCCTGTGGGTTCTGGCCCCCTCCCGGGCCTTGGCCCAGGATGAAAGTCTGGAGAGGGGGCCTGGGAAGGGGGAGGTGCGAAGTGGGGGTGCAAGGGCAGAGCTGGCTCCAGGCCACAGCGATCTCAAGGCGGAGCTGGTCTCCATGTGGAGTCTGGGTCCCTGAACCCATAGAAGAAGTAAGAATTTCCTATGCAGAATccccctctcccctgacctgcaACCTGCAGGCTGGCCTGGCTCAGCAGCGCCCCTGGGTCCCCCGAGCCCTGGCTCTACTGTGAGTTCACACTGTGTGGCTTTTCCACTTGTGAAATGAGGGGATTGGATGATGTGATTTTTGACATGGGCTCCATTGTTCTGATTCTATTGCTCTGTTTGacgtctgtctctgtctgtccatctgtctccctgtcACAGTCCGTCTCCCCTTCCACCCCTCTGTAATTCTGTCTCCATCATCTGTTTCTCTGCGGCTCTCCACTTCTCCCAATCAGCCTCCCTATTTCTCTCTCCCTATCTGGTTTCCCCAGCTCCTCCGcacactgttttccattatgATCCCCTTGGTGTGACCATTTTCCCTGAAATTGGTTAAGAGCGCATCCTGTGTCAGGCTCCATGCAGGGTGCTGGAGCCCAGTGGTAATGAgaagagctggggctgggggcttctCAGAAGCAGCCCCGAGGCAGGCAGTCATGTTCCTGGCCACCAGCTCCATCCCTGGGGTCAGattgtgggggggtgggggggtggggggcagtctcCAGGCTGGTCAGGAAGGAGTGTATGTAtcgggaggggaggagggatgggggccCAGTGTGGGCACAGGAACAGGACCCAGGCCTTGAATGTTCAACTCACCTGGGCACAGGGGTACCCCGCCATCCCTCCCCTAGACCTAGAAGCAGGAAGTCAGGCGAGGCCCAAGGTCCGACAGCCCGAGAGTGAAACATACGGGCCCTGAGCTAGCCTGCCTGGTCCGGTCCTTGCCCTGGCCTCTCTGTGCCCTAGTTTTGCTCATCTGCTAAATGGGTGTAATGAAAGTACCGGTAAAGTGGGTTGTCCTGGAATTGACCCAGGTAGCACAGGTAATGCATTTGGTGCCCCCCTTGGTCACCTTTTTTCCCTCTGCAGCACCCAACAGGGACACTTACGCCGCCTGTAACTGCAGACACAGAGGCCCCTTGGTGCAGAGACTTGGTGAAAGTCACACAGCACAGAGTGGCTGAgtctggattcaaacccagatctccTACCTTCTGGGGGTTTCTCTGTTCCCTGCCCCAGGACTGGCACCCAGCGGGGACCCCGTGGGCCCATCCCCAGGCTGGGGTAGGGCCAGGCAGAGGCAAGGCGAGGTGGCTGCTGGCCAGCGTTTCTGCTGTGCGTGCTGGGTTCACAATGGAAAATGCTGCTCTCCGCAGTCACCAGGCAAGGTCGGGGCTCAGGGTGGCCCCCACTCCCTGCCCGGGACCTGCTGAGCCAGCTCCCCCTTTGTGCCCCAGACCACAGAGTCTAGTGTCTGCCAGACTATAAAATGGGGGGTCGGCCCCTCGTCCCCCACTgcaccagcctgcctgcctgcctgtcctccAGTGGGAAGTAGCGGGTCCCCAGGTAAGAGGGGACCCACTGCCGCTGCTAAGCGcccaaggggaggggagaggagggggaggcagagacatcagagacaggagagagtcagagagatgggGTCATcaggagaaaggcagagagaaagggagaaagctaaggaaagataaaaatagGCAGAGAGAGGatagaggggagagaggaatagAAAGAGATAAAAGATAAAACAGTGACAAAGAACAGATAGAGAGGGAGATGCAGAGATGCAGAGAGGGAAACactggaggagagagaaacagaaagagacagaagagtAGGTACAGAGAGAAGCGAAGACAGAAATAAgcagaaaggcagagagagggaggagaagagggagggcagggcaggggagggagggggaggagaaagatgggggcgggggggagggagaATTGAAGGAATGAACACAGCTCCAGGAAGGAACCCAACTACCAGCCCAGGGAATGTTGACTCACAGACTGACTTGGGGGCAGGAGTGGGGGTTAAGCAAAAGCCTGGAAGCCACACATGTGGCCCAGATGTCCTGCCTGCCCACAGGGGACAGAGCCCCCCCAGAGGAACAACAGTCTTTCTCAGGGGAGGCACCAGGAGGGATCTGCTTACCCCAACTAGCTCTTTCTTATAGAAAGTGTTCAGAAATCCTCTGCCAAAAGGTCTTGATCTGCCCTGTCAAATCTGCCCTGGAGTCCCTGGAAATTGTCTCCAAAATTAAAGGGGACATTTTTTCCCAAGGGACAAGGACGAGGCGTTCTTCAAACATTCAAAGACATCCACAACCCCAAAGTAACAAGGAACCACTGGAATTGACCAAAACCCTCTCCACCCAACGCCTACACAGCCACAGCCTTCATTTCAGAACCTAACATGCACCAAACACGCCCTCCTGGGTCCTCCTTTACCCCCCAGTCCCAGGCCCGGATCTGCACCCGCACACCCGTTCCCAGACAGGGCCAGAGGCAGCTGTTtgtctgggaaaggagagaggaccAGGCATCCGGTCAATCTCTGAACGGATGTTAACTGAGCATCTCCTACGTACCAGGTGctgagccaggcactggggatggaaggATGAATAAATGGGAATAAGGATGGCAGAGCAAACCCAATTGCTGGGTTTGTCTGCTTGAGTCACAATTGGAGTTGTACCACTTAGTAGCTGGTACTAGTAAGTGCTAAGTCCACGTAGGAGCTGTGTGGGCTTGGGCAGGtcacctcccctctctgagcctcagattgtTCAGAGGGGATAAGATAGCACCTAAGGCATGGAGTTCCAGTGAGGCACAGACAGATTCATTAACAAATGTAACAGAGCCTGCATCCTGTAAGCAGTCCCAAATGGGACTTCTTGTTACTAATCTGCTGAGGCAAATCTGAAGTTGCCCAAGCCAAGAGGCATGGAAAGTGACTCCAAAGGGCAGTGGAACGACACAGCAGGGGAAGAGTGGGTTAGAAGGGAGGACTGGCTGGTGGAGCTCCGGCAGGGTCAGAAGCCTGGAGGAAGGCATACCAGGGATGAGTGATCCCCAGACAGGAAATCCTTGACTGGAGAGAGATCGGGATAGAAAACTTCAAGGCTGATGTtttagaaggagaaagaggatatGAATTCAAAGAAGCCTGAAAGCGCAGGGTGATGGGGGATGCGAGTCGGGACGCAGCTTGGGGGTACCATTGCGGAATGAACCCAGGCCGAGGGCTTCTTTACAGACCTTTGCAGGTGGGAACCATGTCTCAGCCTGCGGCCAAGGCCTCGACCACCGGGGCGGTGAACCCTGGGCCTgatgggaaggggaagggggccCCGCCCCCAGGATCAGCCCCAGggtccggccccgccccgcccccagcccagcccgtgCCGGCTGCTAAGGGAGAAGTGCCTCCTGGGATCTACAAGgtgaggctgggggtgggtggttggtcttcctcccctctcctccccctcccccctgatTCCTTTCCACTCCCttgccctccccctccttctctcccctccccctcaccccctgccTACCCCCAactcctcctctttccccctcTACCGGCTTGCACCTGCTTATTAGAGTTTGTCGAaagcaaaaaacagaaagaaagaaagtgggcTGGCTTAGCAGCAGGAAACGCCTGCTGTCCCAGGAGGGCAGAAACGCGGCCTCAGACTCTCCTGAAAAGTGTTCCAAGCCGTCGGTCAGGACTCCTGGAGAGCAAGGCGTCCAGTCCCCTgggactgggctgggctgggtttcAACCTTAGGTGCACAGAACTGGCTCACTTCACCACCCTTGGTTCATGACACACTCGCCTGCGGTCCACGCGTGGCTGGCTTTTGTTTATGTAGTCGCTTATTGAATGGCtgatttcaatttaatttttaataccgCAGCACAAGCCTGCAATCCACCACCCATATTAAACATTCTCTAACTCCAGAGTGTCCCGCGTGAGTCCACATCCCTTGTCCTCTACTCCAGGAACGGCCATCCTGACCCCACCCATCATCtggttgcttgcttgcttttttatgTACTTCTTTGCAttggttacttaaaaaaaaatatatatatatatatataccagacataatatatatatatatatttgtgttttatttgtttttaacatcCTGAAATATACTGTAGGTAATcgttctgggttttttgtttttcttttatgagaTTTCTAATAGTCACTCATATGATTGTGCCTTGCTGTGGGTCATTCATATTGGTTGCTGTGTGATATTTTAGAGTGTGACTGGCGCTCCTGACAATCAGTTTGGATGGGTGCTAGCTTTGCTGTCATGAGTGGCCTGGCCAGGGCTTTTTTTATCCGTGTCTCCTGGGGCACACCTGCAGGAGTTTCTCGTGGAAGTACTGTGTCAAAGTATGTGGGCCTCTGCCttttacagctggggaaactgagtaaGAGAGGGAACACACTTGCCTTGGTTAAAATGAATGGCAGAGTTTTCCCAACTTGGGAAAACGAGTgaagaaaaatcaaaactttGATGGTTAGTGAAGTGGAAGGGATTGGCTCTATGGTTTGGTGGGTAGACTGGCAAGTGTTTGCTGAGCATCAgctctggggcagggcctggggcttGGAGATACAGGAATGGATCCACCCATCGGTCTTTGGCGGGGTTGAGTGGAAGCGGAGAGAGGTACACAGAGAGAGACCCAGAAGCAaagcagcagtgactgtgtgGTGTGTTACTTGTGCTGCTGATGGGGTGAGCACAGTGGGGGAGGGAGTACTGAACCAAGCCCACCCAGGGAGGGGttatcagggagggcttcctggaggaggtggtctTAGCCTAGAAGAGGACAGGGAACATGAGCTCCGGCATGGGGTTGTGTGGTGGAAAGGGGCATTCCAGGCAGGAAGAACAGCACAGATAAAGGCCTGGAAGGAAGACCCATCAGTTCCTAATGATGGTGCAGATAAGAAGTTCAGAAGTGGATGGAAGGCAGGACAGGATTGTTTCACAGACCTTGGCTCGTGGCAAGCTCTCATGTGATCTGGGCATGgcctgcttttatttatttgggtaCTTAATGCATATTTGATCTGGAGCCTCTCCACGTTGGAGTTACTCCCCCCTCATTCTGCCCCCTGGGCATGGGGGTGCTTCTCTCCTGCAGCTGGTGGTCTTTGAGCAGGAGAACTTCCAGGGCCGGCGGGTGGAATTCTCCGGGGAGTGCTTGAACCTGGGAGACCGTGGCTTCGACCGAGTGCGCAGCCTCATTGTCGTCTCGGGACCGTGAGTGTTGGGCGGCCGAGGGGCAGTCCTACGGCCgtagtaaataataataacaaaacaacAGTAGTTGCCACTTACTGGCCACTGCTTCACTCCGAGCCTGCCACCGTGCTGGCGGAGACACACACAGTCGTCCCTTGGTATCCGTGGTGGACTGGTACCGGGACTCCTACCGGATAGCGAAATCTGcgaatgctcaagtcccttacgtAAGATGGTGCAGTACAGTCGGAACTTGGTATCCACAAATTCAGAACCCGCGGATACTGAGGCCAACTGTATATTATTTCTGGTACTTATTTCAAACCtaagagggaggaaagggaggtaTTATTCtccttctcattttacaggtgaggaaactgaggctcagataggTGCTTTGATTAGCATAAGGACGCACTGACAGTAAGTCATGATTCTAAGCCCCAGGGAAATGCCATTTCTGCTGTAGGAGGAATCCTGCCCTTCACCAGTGGCAGGAGGACGCCGAAGAGCCAGGTGTCCATTAGCTGTCCCCTCTCCCGGGCATCAGGCAGCTTAAAGGGTAATAGTGAGCATCTGTTGAGTACACACGAGGTGCCAGGCACTGACTGAGGGCTGTATCTAGGTGATCCTAAAGTGCTGTGTGAGGGAGGGGCGATTCttattcccatttgacagatggggaaactgaggctcagaggggttaagtcCCTTGGCCAGAGTCACCTagtggtaagtggcagagcctggtTTCAACTCAGCTTGATCAGTTTCATCCACAGCACTTTTATTACCATGCTCGCTCCACAGCCTGCCCCTGACCCTCTGGGCTTCTCTGGGCTTCTCTGGGCCTTACCACCATACAAAGCAAGAATAATTGTCCCTTGGACATTGTGACTGCACCGTCTTCAGCCCCTGTGGACTAAGCTCAAGGCACAGGGCCAGCCCCAGGACAAGACCCCCAGGGCTCTTTTGCCCCTTGTCCTTCCAGTACAAAAGCCCCCAACAGATGTGATCAGCCTGTATGCCCAGCATCCCGGGGCTCTGGGCAGTACAAAGAGCAGAGATGGGCTTTGAGGTCAGACAGGTCTGGCTTTGAATCCCAACTCTCTCGTTTGCCTTATTCAgcgcctgagcctcagtttcctcatctctgaaatgggcaGAGTAGTAGTCCCTACTACCCTCTGCTGGATTATGCTAAGGTCTGAAGGAGATAATGCAACATGGACCTGGCACTTTGTGGGTGCCCAGACATGGCAGGTGGCAGTGATGATTATTTACTTTCCTCGTTGCCCTGTGGTTTTAGCTAAGTCACCCTGGGCCAAGGTAGGCTCGGAAGCGCAGCCCCACCCTCAGATTTAAAGCCCAGCTGGGAACAGAAGCTACCGGATGTGGCCAGTTTGGGTTTTCAGGCTTTTTTTGGTGTCAGTGACTCAAACCCAGAGTACTGCTCCTCAAACAAAGATGCAGCTGGTCTTTGGTGTGTGCTCCGGGGCTGCGCCcaatggggagagagaagagcCTGTGGTCCAGGGCCCTGGGTCTTTGCCAGGGTTGAAAAAAAGATGGAGGGGATGAGGTgggcagggggaagggaggagaggtgtGTGCCCTCACACAAGCAgcgaggggaaggggaggcttcAACTGACACCTGACACCATCATGTGACTTTAGACCAGCgacttaacccctctgagcctgAGTTCCCATATCTGAAACTTAAGATTCCTTCCCTACCTCTCTCCTTGCTGCTAAGACTCAAATGAGCCATAGGAGATGAGAAAAGGCACAAAAATAAAGACTGACAATTCCTCATTCAGATAACAGGTCCTCAGTGGGCAATGTGACTCCTGAGTCAGACCGTTTTGGAGGAGGGTGGCAGGGTGGCAAGAACACATCAGTGTCTGTCTTTCCATAGGCAGAGCCCTCCGgctgcttccctccctctttaATCATAAAATATATTACTCTTTGTGCTTTCTCCTTTAGACCCTCATAATCTCCTGATGAGGTAGATGCAATCATTTCTTCTCCTTTACTGAGGCTTGACAagcttaagtgacttgcccaaagtcacacagaaaataaatgataaactgAGATTAGAACTCAGGTCTATTTCCAAAGTCTATGCTCTTAACTCCTACGTGGTGCCGTCTTCCAAGTCTCCCTTCCCATTCACCCATGTATAGATcaacccattcatccatccatctggcCATTCATtctccatccatttattcatccctCTGCTTACCCCTCCTTCCATCCATTCTCCATCatgcattcatccatccatcgTTACACTTATCCATGTACCCATCTGTCCATCTCCCCACCTacccatccacctatccatccactcatctacccatccatccatccattcatccttttCTCATATACTTGAGACTAGGCAGGGCTGAGGCAGATTCAACTGTCTTCTGGAAGAATAAGTCTGCATCTTCAATTCTGTCATTTCAATGTGGATTCTTCATTCCTCAGACAAGACCTGAGGCTCCTGGAACACATTCTGTTTCAGTCCATGATGGTAGCCTGGTCCCCCATGAAATGGGGACCACCTAATTTCCCTGAGAATCCCTGGTCCCTCTAACACAAGCTCGCTTCTCATTCTCAATCAGGCTGCACAGAGAAAGCTTTCAAGCTTATAATTAGTCCTTTTCGAGGACTGAAGACCTTCATGTGCACAatcacatttaattctcataggtttctgagaggtaagtgttaCCATCACTTTCCTCCCGCTGCCCCCATGTCAGCTACTGCCTCCTGTATGCCAGGCCAGTCTTTTCCAAACATGCTTCAAGCACCGTATCCATTTCTCCCTACCCCCATACCTCCAGGACTGTTACTTATTTCAgatgtttaatttaaaatgatcttttttgGACACAAATAACTGTATATCAGAAGAAGCTTTACATCACTTTTACAAGCAGAAAGCTAATATTTTGCTATAAGTAAAAGATATTCATAAAAATGCATACAGTAACAAGAGCAGGGCTCTTACAGCATTGCCTGCTCAAGGCTCCGGGCTGGTAGCCTGTTCTTCCTTTGCTACAATGAGAGGTTAGTAAGTGTTAAAGGCACATTAGCATCCAGTGAAGACTTTCTCCTAGCTGtaatcaggtttaaaaaaaagtctttttatgTACTATTTCCCCTAAAATCCTCAGAGTACTTAAATCACATGTGAATCCTGCATCTGGGGCAACATTTTGTTCATATCATTACACACATGGTCTCATTTCATCCTGCACCAACTCCAAGGAACTAGGcataatagatgaggaaaccgaggctcagagaggtgaagcaactTGCCTGTGGTCACACAGTCAGTAAGTGGTATAGCCTGGGATCCAACCCACTGGCCTTGGGGCTGCCTTACAAGGGGGAGATCAGAAGGCACGTGGTGGGGAGGGGACTTCTGCTaatgatttctctcttttctgcctTTGATCCTCtggccttccccaccctccccatctCTCTCACATCCAGCTGGGTCGCCTTTGAGCAGTCCAATTTCCGGGGGGAGATGTTCGTCCTGGAGAAGGGCGAGTACCCGCGATGGGACACGTGGTCGAGCAGCTACCGCAGTGACCGGCTCATGTCCTTCCGACCCGTCAGGATGGTAAGTGGCTCCTGGACCGGGCCCTGTGGATTCATGGGCGAGGACGGGGCAGGTGTGAGGTCTGACATCTACTAGAGCAAGGGAGTCAGATGAGCAAGAGAATGAAGGAAAACCTAATTGCAGAAATCAATCTACAATGGCGAACAACCATGGTACGTGTGGCACAGGTGCCAGGCAGTGTGTCAGGAAACTGGGACTCTGATGCTGGGGAAGGGGACATGGGAGTGGTCAGGGGTGATCAGGGGAGACAGCTCCCAAAGGCTGGGAACCAACTCAGCCATGTGAGCAGCCTTCCAGGGAACAGTACATGCGGAGTTCCTGAAATGAGGGTGGACTGGGTGTGACCAGAAAACTAAAACGGGGCCGGTGTGGCTGCAGCCGAGGGAgtggaggggagtggggtgcATGATGGGTTGGGAGGAATTAAATGCTTCTCTGGAAGATTCTGCCCCTCACTGGCACTGGCTGTGTGCCATTGATCAAGaaccttgacctctctgagcctctgcatCCCtgatcataataataaaaatagcagaTACTTTTTTTTTGGAGTACTTGGTACATGCCGGGCATCCTGCTAGGTGCTCTGTATGGCTTAACTCCATGAAGTAGAGGCTGACGCCCCCTTTCCAGGGATGAGGAGGGTCCTTCCAGCCTGGACAGCAGCAATCCCAGCGAGTCCCACCCTGGCCTGAGCAGacagctctctctctccccccctgcATTCTTCACGCCCCTGACCCAGCCTCTCCTTCCCTAGGATGCCCAGGAGCACAAGCTCTCCCTGTTTGAAGGTGCCAACTTCAAGGGCAACACCTTGGAAATCCAGGATGACGACGTGCCCAGTCTCTGGGTCTACGGCTTCTGTGACCGTGTGGGCAGCGTGAAGGTCTCCAGTGGAACGTAAGCATCTCTCTGGCCAGGCCCTCAGCCCCTGCGTCAGGCACAGACTCAGAGACTGTCCCCCTTATTGAATATGACATCAGACGGGCAGGAAAGTTCCCGGCTCCTTCTCCGTTCTGCCAGTGCTGGTG encodes the following:
- the CRYBB1 gene encoding beta-crystallin B1, with the protein product MGDASRDAAWGYHCGMNPGRGLLYRPLQVGTMSQPAAKASTTGAVNPGPDGKGKGAPPPGSAPGSGPAPPPAQPVPAAKGEVPPGIYKLVVFEQENFQGRRVEFSGECLNLGDRGFDRVRSLIVVSGPWVAFEQSNFRGEMFVLEKGEYPRWDTWSSSYRSDRLMSFRPVRMDAQEHKLSLFEGANFKGNTLEIQDDDVPSLWVYGFCDRVGSVKVSSGTWVGYQYPGYRGYQYLLEPGEFRHWNEWGAFQPQMQAVRRLRDRQWHREGSFPVLATEPPK